A region from the Priestia filamentosa genome encodes:
- a CDS encoding YpoC family protein: protein MKSIKVPQSFIHPLFYQEEDVVSSKSDLFYYDMMALLNERAERPWKKGSEAPFKVFQNEKEEIRELFRQRKKEDVKELMKSSIGQFITFLFWMNHLPVPGFRNFSEHVASLEIKPFNVEERLSFVMQKPYQYVSYMQLDELFTEANKQAKVNALIKRK from the coding sequence ATGAAAAGCATAAAAGTGCCACAAAGCTTCATTCATCCGCTTTTTTATCAAGAGGAGGACGTTGTTTCCTCCAAAAGTGATTTGTTTTATTATGACATGATGGCTCTTTTGAATGAAAGAGCAGAACGCCCGTGGAAAAAGGGGAGCGAGGCTCCTTTTAAAGTGTTCCAAAATGAAAAGGAAGAGATAAGAGAACTGTTTCGACAGCGAAAAAAAGAAGACGTTAAAGAACTTATGAAAAGTTCGATTGGTCAATTTATTACGTTTCTTTTCTGGATGAATCATTTACCAGTTCCCGGTTTTCGAAATTTCTCAGAGCATGTAGCTTCTTTAGAAATCAAACCGTTCAATGTTGAAGAACGGTTATCTTTTGTAATGCAAAAGCCATATCAGTATGTATCTTATATGCAGCTTGATGAGCTCTTTACAGAAGCTAATAAACAAGCAAAAGTAAATGCCCTTATAAAAAGAAAATAG
- the nth gene encoding endonuclease III — MLTLKEIRYCLDQMAEMFPDAHCELNHRNPFDLTIAVVLSAQCTDALVNKVTTHLFEKYHEPQDYVNVTEEELQQDIRSIGLYRNKAKNIRKLCELLIKEHNGEIPKTREELEKLPGVGRKTANVVLSVAFGVPALAVDTHVERVSKRLAICRWKDSVLEVEKTLMRKVPEDEWSVTHHRLIFFGRYHCKAQAPKCEICPLLELCREGKKRMKSKKA, encoded by the coding sequence ATGTTAACGCTAAAAGAAATTCGCTACTGTTTGGATCAAATGGCTGAGATGTTTCCTGATGCTCACTGTGAGCTCAATCATCGTAATCCATTTGATTTAACGATTGCTGTAGTGCTTTCTGCACAATGTACAGATGCCCTAGTTAATAAAGTAACAACCCACTTGTTTGAGAAATACCATGAGCCACAAGATTATGTGAACGTAACAGAAGAAGAATTACAGCAAGATATTCGTTCTATTGGTCTTTACCGCAATAAGGCTAAAAACATCCGAAAGCTTTGTGAATTATTAATAAAGGAACATAATGGAGAAATTCCAAAAACGAGAGAAGAGCTTGAAAAGCTTCCAGGAGTAGGGCGTAAAACAGCTAATGTTGTTCTATCAGTTGCTTTTGGTGTGCCAGCTCTAGCTGTTGATACACATGTTGAAAGAGTTTCAAAGAGACTTGCTATCTGCCGATGGAAAGACTCTGTTTTAGAAGTGGAAAAAACACTAATGAGAAAAGTACCTGAAGATGAATGGTCTGTTACACATCATCGCTTAATTTTTTTCGGGCGCTATCATTGTAAAGCACAAGCCCCCAAATGCGAGATTTGTCCACTTCTTGAGCTTTGTCGCGAAGGAAAGAAAAGAATGAAGAGTAAGAAAGCATGA
- the dinG gene encoding ATP-dependent DNA helicase DinG, which translates to MSNQYVVLDLETTGHNPKNGDRIIQVAALLMADGEVLARFSTFLNPKVEIPTFIEQLTHINNEMVQHAPTFEEIASSLVEFIGDAYFVAHNVHFDFSFLNQELQRIGFRPLTNKLIDTVELSRILLPTNEGYKLQQLSTHFNMEHDNPHQADSDAEATGDLLLLLLDKIKDLPKETLTWLSRFAPSYKSAIGELFNQGLKEAVRAQEQEELEIIQDLPIKKAVVKNVDNHTDLSYETFYNKREELFKGVLKKYESRSAQWSMMETVYEALTTSQHAIIEAGTGTGKTLAYLIPAIFVAKEKKQPVVVSTHTVNLQQQLIDQNAPLLEELVSFPVSVTLLKGRHHYLNVRKFLSFLPKKESNYDIVLAKSAIVVWLTMTTTGDIDELNLPSGGKLFWEQINDEQPLPIDFQEPWQRFSFYERAQNRAKDSDIIVTNHRLLLLDVMRKQKFLPQYDSVIIDEAHHLEEIASEQLGTQLDYFQIHHLLLKIGTNDTEGYLKDVGEYMTGRKSWFIKLDGNIRQVRAEMDDLFRLIHRYVRRSMQHEQATTRVRKRYEVEKAPSSIKESCLRTLFLLEDFERIYLIFKQEGEKQQWDPVSKQYEKWHNLIACCEELLLIRDKLHTLLLTEKEGEVCWVEIEAKGAANAAFLYNQPADVSEALADLFFTHKKSVILTSATLTIKEAFDYTIERLGLYDFQPLQLKVESPFHYKEQARLFIPDDLPTVNETDLDDYCLSLAHSILQVARVTNGKMLVLFTSYEMLKKTFHYTKDLDFEERFMIFGQGISTRNRTRLVKDFVQFDQSILFGTSSFWEGVDIPGEALSCLAIVRLPFAPPHDPVVAAKMDRIKKLGRNAFTEQALPDAIIRFKQGFGRLIRTKRDKGAIVIFDRRIIESPYGKQFIKSIPEVDVVYKPFDEMIEGLVEWWDPSE; encoded by the coding sequence ATGAGTAATCAGTACGTTGTGCTTGATTTAGAGACAACAGGACATAACCCTAAAAACGGAGATCGCATTATCCAAGTTGCGGCTCTGCTCATGGCGGATGGAGAAGTTCTTGCTCGGTTTTCAACTTTTTTAAACCCAAAAGTTGAAATTCCCACGTTCATTGAGCAGCTTACGCATATTAATAACGAAATGGTGCAACATGCACCAACGTTTGAAGAGATTGCTTCCTCGCTTGTTGAGTTTATTGGGGATGCTTATTTTGTAGCGCACAACGTTCACTTTGATTTTTCTTTCTTGAATCAAGAATTACAAAGAATTGGTTTTAGGCCATTAACAAATAAGCTAATTGATACAGTGGAACTTTCACGTATTTTACTTCCAACAAATGAAGGATACAAGCTTCAGCAGCTTTCAACTCACTTTAATATGGAACATGATAATCCACATCAAGCAGATAGTGATGCAGAAGCAACAGGTGACTTGCTTTTGCTCCTCCTTGATAAAATTAAGGATCTTCCTAAAGAAACGCTAACATGGCTTTCTCGTTTTGCTCCATCCTACAAAAGCGCTATTGGTGAGCTTTTTAATCAGGGGTTGAAAGAAGCTGTGCGTGCACAAGAGCAAGAAGAGCTTGAAATTATTCAAGATTTGCCAATTAAAAAAGCAGTTGTGAAAAACGTCGATAATCATACGGATCTATCATATGAGACTTTTTATAATAAGCGAGAAGAGCTCTTTAAAGGAGTGCTGAAGAAGTATGAATCACGCAGTGCTCAATGGTCGATGATGGAAACCGTATACGAAGCGCTCACAACGAGCCAGCATGCCATAATTGAAGCAGGAACAGGAACAGGTAAGACGTTAGCTTATCTTATTCCAGCTATTTTTGTGGCTAAAGAAAAAAAGCAGCCTGTTGTTGTTTCAACACATACAGTAAATTTACAGCAACAGCTTATCGATCAAAATGCTCCGCTTCTTGAAGAACTTGTTTCATTCCCTGTGTCTGTCACCCTTTTAAAAGGGCGCCATCATTACTTGAATGTTAGAAAGTTTCTTAGCTTTTTACCTAAAAAAGAAAGCAACTATGATATTGTGCTTGCTAAGTCAGCTATTGTCGTGTGGTTGACTATGACAACTACAGGAGATATTGATGAGCTGAACTTGCCTTCTGGCGGAAAGCTTTTTTGGGAACAAATTAATGATGAACAGCCGCTCCCTATCGATTTTCAAGAACCATGGCAGAGGTTCTCATTTTATGAACGAGCTCAAAACAGAGCAAAAGATTCTGACATTATCGTAACAAATCATCGTTTATTGCTTCTGGATGTAATGAGAAAACAAAAATTTCTTCCTCAATATGATAGTGTAATTATTGATGAAGCTCATCATTTAGAAGAAATTGCGAGTGAGCAGCTTGGCACACAGCTTGACTATTTTCAAATTCATCATCTTCTGTTAAAGATCGGCACAAATGACACGGAAGGGTATTTAAAAGATGTTGGTGAGTATATGACAGGAAGAAAGTCATGGTTTATTAAACTTGACGGTAATATTAGACAAGTGCGAGCTGAAATGGATGATTTATTTCGTCTTATTCATCGCTATGTAAGAAGAAGCATGCAGCATGAACAAGCGACCACAAGAGTTCGTAAACGATACGAAGTAGAAAAAGCACCATCCTCGATTAAAGAATCTTGTTTAAGGACACTTTTCTTGTTGGAGGATTTTGAGAGAATTTATCTTATTTTTAAACAAGAAGGAGAAAAACAGCAGTGGGATCCCGTAAGTAAACAGTATGAAAAATGGCATAATTTGATTGCATGTTGTGAAGAGCTTTTACTTATTCGAGATAAACTACATACTCTTCTTCTAACGGAAAAAGAAGGGGAAGTGTGTTGGGTTGAGATTGAAGCAAAAGGAGCGGCAAATGCTGCTTTTTTATACAATCAACCAGCAGATGTAAGTGAAGCGCTTGCTGATTTGTTTTTTACGCATAAAAAGAGCGTTATATTAACATCTGCTACATTAACGATTAAAGAAGCTTTTGATTATACAATTGAAAGACTTGGTTTATATGATTTTCAACCTTTGCAGTTGAAGGTTGAATCTCCTTTTCATTATAAAGAGCAGGCTCGACTTTTTATTCCAGACGATCTTCCTACCGTTAATGAAACAGATCTTGATGATTATTGTCTTTCTCTTGCTCATTCCATCTTGCAAGTTGCTCGGGTGACAAATGGAAAAATGCTTGTTTTATTTACGTCATATGAAATGTTGAAAAAAACGTTTCACTATACAAAAGACTTAGATTTTGAAGAGCGTTTTATGATTTTTGGACAAGGAATTTCAACAAGAAATCGAACAAGACTTGTCAAAGACTTTGTACAGTTTGATCAATCTATTCTCTTTGGAACGAGCAGCTTTTGGGAAGGTGTAGACATTCCAGGAGAAGCTCTCTCATGTCTTGCTATCGTACGTCTTCCTTTCGCACCTCCACACGATCCAGTTGTCGCGGCTAAAATGGATCGAATAAAAAAGCTAGGGCGAAATGCTTTTACAGAGCAAGCTCTTCCAGATGCGATTATTCGATTTAAACAAGGATTTGGTCGTCTCATCCGTACGAAGAGAGATAAAGGAGCAATCGTGATTTTTGATCGACGGATTATAGAATCACCATATGGAAAACAGTTTATTAAATCTATTCCAGAAGTGGATGTTGTATACAAACCATTTGATGAAATGATAGAAGGACTTGTAGAATGGTGGGATCCTTCAGAATAA
- the asnS gene encoding asparagine--tRNA ligase yields MKVTISQVSNYIDQEVTIGAWLANKRSSGKIAFLQLRDGTGFMQGVVVKAEVGEDVFKVAKSTTQESSLYVTGIVKKDERSPFGYELSVTGLEVIHEAVDYPITPKEHGTEFLMDHRHLWIRSRKQHAVLKIRNEIIRATYEFFNKNDFTKIDPPILTGSAPEGTSELFHTKYFEEDAYLSQSGQLYMEAAAMAFGKVFSFGPTFRAEKSKTRRHLIEFWMIEPEMAFYQFEDSLKVQEQYVEHIAQAVLANCKLELKTLDRDVSKLENIKAPFPRITYDDAITFLKEQGFDDIEWGDDFGSPHETAIANSYDKPVFITHYPTSLKPFYMQPDPEREEVVLCADLIAPEGYGEIIGGSERIHDVDLLDQRVEEHGLEPEAYKWYLELRKYGSVPHSGFGLGLERTVAWLSGTEHVRESIPFPRLLNRLYP; encoded by the coding sequence GTGAAGGTAACAATCTCACAAGTAAGTAACTATATTGATCAAGAAGTCACAATTGGAGCGTGGCTTGCAAATAAACGTTCAAGCGGAAAAATCGCTTTCTTACAACTCCGCGACGGGACAGGCTTTATGCAAGGCGTTGTTGTTAAAGCAGAAGTTGGAGAAGATGTTTTTAAAGTAGCAAAGTCAACAACACAGGAATCTTCTCTTTACGTGACAGGAATTGTAAAGAAAGATGAGCGTTCTCCATTTGGGTATGAGCTTTCTGTTACAGGATTAGAAGTAATTCATGAAGCAGTAGACTATCCAATTACACCAAAAGAGCATGGAACAGAGTTTCTAATGGATCATCGTCATCTTTGGATTCGTTCTCGTAAGCAACATGCGGTGCTAAAAATTCGTAATGAAATTATTCGTGCCACATATGAATTTTTTAACAAAAATGATTTCACAAAAATTGATCCACCAATCTTAACAGGAAGTGCTCCTGAAGGAACATCAGAGCTTTTCCATACAAAATATTTTGAAGAAGATGCATACCTTTCTCAAAGTGGTCAGCTTTACATGGAAGCTGCTGCAATGGCATTTGGTAAAGTATTCTCGTTTGGACCAACATTCCGTGCAGAGAAGTCTAAAACACGCCGTCATCTAATTGAGTTTTGGATGATTGAGCCTGAAATGGCATTTTATCAATTTGAGGACAGCTTAAAGGTTCAAGAGCAGTATGTTGAACATATCGCGCAAGCAGTGCTAGCAAACTGCAAGCTTGAACTTAAAACGCTTGACAGAGACGTATCAAAACTTGAAAACATTAAAGCTCCATTCCCGCGCATTACGTATGATGATGCCATTACATTCTTAAAAGAGCAAGGATTTGATGATATTGAATGGGGAGATGATTTCGGGTCACCACATGAAACAGCTATTGCTAACAGCTATGATAAGCCTGTGTTCATTACACACTATCCAACATCACTAAAACCATTCTACATGCAGCCAGATCCAGAGCGTGAGGAAGTTGTTCTTTGTGCAGATTTGATTGCTCCAGAAGGTTATGGCGAAATTATCGGTGGTTCAGAACGTATTCATGATGTTGACTTATTAGATCAGCGCGTAGAAGAACACGGTCTTGAGCCAGAAGCATACAAATGGTACTTAGAGCTTCGTAAATATGGTTCTGTACCTCACTCTGGATTTGGATTAGGTCTTGAACGTACTGTAGCTTGGTTGAGCGGTACAGAACACGTTCGTGAGAGCATTCCATTCCCACGTTTATTAAATCGTTTATATCCTTAA
- the panC gene encoding pantoate--beta-alanine ligase encodes MKIIKTVEEMKDFVREERKSCRTVGFVPTMGFLHEGHLTLIKKAKEQNDTVILSIFVNPTQFGPNEDFEKYPRDEQRDLTLAAKEGVDVVFLPSVDEMYPTFPTTKLTAIDRTNVLCGKSRPGHFDGVVTVLSKLFHITMPDKAYFGLKDAQQVAVTKGLVEDYFFPIEIIGVETVREEDGLAKSSRNVYLTEKEREQAPHLYESLRQAITLVEQGERNKQKIRESILAHINEHTDGEVDYVDFYRYPSLEEITVLEEKIIIAIAVKFSQARLIDNVILDIEK; translated from the coding sequence ATAAAAATTATAAAAACAGTAGAAGAAATGAAGGATTTTGTAAGAGAAGAGCGTAAGAGTTGTCGGACAGTTGGATTTGTGCCAACAATGGGTTTTTTACATGAAGGACACTTGACGCTTATTAAAAAAGCTAAAGAACAAAATGATACTGTGATTTTAAGCATTTTTGTTAATCCGACTCAGTTTGGTCCTAATGAAGATTTTGAAAAATATCCAAGAGATGAACAGCGTGATCTTACTCTTGCAGCAAAAGAAGGAGTTGACGTTGTTTTTCTGCCTTCTGTTGATGAAATGTATCCAACATTTCCGACAACGAAACTTACAGCAATAGATCGTACTAACGTTCTTTGTGGAAAAAGCAGACCAGGACATTTTGATGGAGTTGTAACTGTCCTTTCAAAACTATTTCATATAACAATGCCAGATAAAGCTTATTTTGGTTTGAAAGATGCTCAGCAAGTAGCCGTAACGAAAGGGCTTGTGGAGGATTATTTCTTTCCAATTGAAATTATTGGTGTTGAGACAGTGCGCGAAGAAGACGGTTTAGCTAAAAGTTCAAGAAATGTTTATCTAACAGAAAAAGAAAGAGAACAAGCTCCTCATTTATATGAAAGTTTGCGTCAGGCAATTACGCTTGTTGAACAAGGGGAACGAAATAAACAAAAGATTAGAGAAAGTATTCTCGCTCACATTAATGAGCATACAGATGGAGAAGTTGATTATGTGGACTTTTATCGCTATCCATCATTAGAAGAGATAACCGTTCTTGAAGAGAAAATCATCATTGCCATAGCAGTTAAATTTTCCCAAGCGCGCTTGATTGATAACGTGATTCTAGATATTGAAAAGTGA
- a CDS encoding DUF5590 domain-containing protein, which translates to MRKWFIIGGSIIVALFVWLCADIYHSSISAEKVEKGDISILTKQYKLKNVEPISTYYGKKTYYIASGENEKGENVIAWVPEKAKKGDVIVRKKEGIISKERVESIVKQDRNPEEIKSIRLAVSPNGKTPLWEVTYTDDENRLTYYYVTIGSGDFYRRYSLTRG; encoded by the coding sequence ATGAGAAAATGGTTTATTATCGGTGGTAGCATTATTGTTGCTCTTTTTGTATGGCTTTGTGCAGATATTTATCATAGTTCAATTAGCGCAGAAAAAGTGGAAAAAGGCGACATTTCTATTTTAACGAAACAGTATAAATTAAAAAACGTTGAGCCAATTTCGACCTACTATGGAAAGAAAACATATTACATTGCCAGTGGAGAAAACGAAAAAGGTGAAAACGTAATTGCATGGGTTCCTGAAAAAGCAAAAAAAGGTGACGTTATAGTTCGAAAAAAAGAGGGTATTATTTCTAAGGAGAGAGTAGAAAGTATTGTAAAACAAGATCGAAATCCAGAAGAAATTAAATCCATTCGCTTAGCTGTAAGCCCTAATGGAAAAACGCCGCTTTGGGAAGTAACGTATACAGACGATGAGAATCGCCTAACCTATTATTATGTCACGATAGGAAGCGGAGACTTTTACCGTCGCTATAGCTTAACGAGGGGCTAA
- the panB gene encoding 3-methyl-2-oxobutanoate hydroxymethyltransferase yields MRTRDSFMKMKKEKEPIVMLTAYDYPSARLAEQAGVEMILVGDSLGMVVLGYESTIPVTVEDMIHHTKAVKRGAGQTFIVTDMPFMSYHTSREDALRAGAKIMRESGAHALKLEGAGETLSVIKALTEGGIPVVSHLGLTPQTVGVLGGYKVQGKDAQSALKLIEDAKCAEASGAIAVVLECVPYQLSKRITEELEIPVIGIGAGSYTDGQVLVYHDVISYGVERLPKFVKAYGNANEYIEKSLREYVSDVKAKTFPSEEHSFTMKEEALFSLYGGK; encoded by the coding sequence ATGAGAACAAGAGACAGCTTTATGAAAATGAAAAAGGAAAAAGAGCCAATTGTAATGCTAACAGCTTACGATTATCCGTCTGCTCGTTTAGCCGAACAAGCGGGGGTTGAGATGATTCTTGTTGGAGATTCTCTTGGGATGGTTGTACTCGGATATGAGTCAACAATTCCTGTTACGGTAGAAGATATGATACATCATACAAAGGCCGTAAAAAGAGGAGCAGGCCAGACGTTTATTGTGACAGATATGCCGTTTATGTCCTATCATACTTCAAGAGAAGATGCACTAAGAGCAGGAGCAAAAATAATGCGCGAAAGTGGTGCACATGCTTTGAAGCTTGAGGGAGCAGGTGAAACGCTTAGTGTTATTAAAGCTTTAACAGAAGGAGGCATTCCTGTTGTAAGTCATTTAGGGCTTACTCCACAAACAGTAGGCGTACTTGGAGGCTATAAAGTGCAAGGAAAAGATGCTCAGTCAGCATTAAAGCTTATTGAAGATGCGAAATGTGCTGAAGCCTCAGGAGCTATTGCAGTTGTGCTTGAATGTGTACCATATCAGCTTTCAAAACGAATCACAGAGGAACTAGAGATTCCTGTCATTGGAATTGGTGCCGGTTCATATACAGATGGGCAAGTTCTTGTTTATCATGACGTCATTTCTTATGGCGTTGAACGATTGCCTAAGTTTGTGAAAGCGTACGGAAATGCAAATGAATATATTGAAAAAAGCTTACGTGAGTATGTCAGTGATGTAAAAGCAAAAACATTCCCAAGTGAAGAGCATTCTTTTACGATGAAAGAAGAAGCGCTTTTTTCTCTTTACGGAGGGAAATAA
- a CDS encoding bifunctional biotin--[acetyl-CoA-carboxylase] synthetase/biotin operon repressor, which produces MESEIRRKLLEMFTTGEEEYVSGQKISDELGCSRTAVWKHIEDLRKDGYELEAVRRKGYKLIKKPELVTPDALRLGLDTKKLGQNICYRETVDSTQKVAHRLAQEGCEEGTLVIAEEQVGGRGRLNRAWHSPKTTGIWMSLVLRPQIPPHEAPQLTLLAAVAIVQAIEDITNIKVDIKWPNDILINGKKLVGILTEMQADADQIHSVIIGMGINVNQQGADFNDELSSIATSLSIEKGEKISRATLVQAILKRLEELYYQYLKAGFAPIKILWEAYAITIGRNIIARTLKGSIEGLAKGITPEGTLMLEDLEGKMHYIYSADIELSNNK; this is translated from the coding sequence GTGGAGTCTGAAATTCGACGAAAGTTGTTAGAAATGTTTACCACTGGAGAAGAAGAGTATGTGTCAGGCCAGAAAATAAGTGATGAACTTGGCTGTTCACGTACGGCAGTTTGGAAACATATCGAGGATTTACGAAAAGATGGATATGAGCTTGAAGCTGTTAGAAGAAAAGGGTACAAGCTTATTAAAAAGCCAGAGCTTGTTACGCCAGACGCTCTACGGCTTGGATTAGATACAAAGAAGCTTGGCCAAAATATTTGTTATAGAGAAACAGTTGATTCAACTCAAAAGGTTGCACATCGTCTTGCACAAGAAGGTTGTGAAGAAGGCACGCTTGTTATTGCAGAAGAACAGGTTGGTGGACGTGGACGGTTAAATAGAGCGTGGCATTCTCCAAAAACAACAGGCATTTGGATGAGTCTTGTTTTGCGTCCACAAATTCCTCCTCATGAAGCCCCACAGCTTACACTGCTTGCAGCTGTGGCTATTGTGCAAGCAATTGAGGACATTACAAATATAAAAGTAGATATAAAATGGCCCAATGATATTTTAATAAACGGAAAGAAGCTCGTTGGTATTCTAACTGAAATGCAGGCGGATGCTGACCAAATTCATTCTGTTATTATTGGAATGGGCATTAATGTAAATCAACAAGGGGCAGATTTTAATGATGAGCTTTCTTCTATTGCCACATCGCTTTCTATTGAAAAAGGTGAAAAAATCTCTCGTGCAACACTTGTACAAGCTATTTTAAAGAGGTTAGAAGAACTTTATTATCAATATTTAAAAGCAGGATTTGCACCGATTAAAATTCTGTGGGAAGCATATGCTATTACAATTGGACGAAACATTATTGCACGCACGTTAAAAGGCTCAATTGAAGGGTTAGCAAAAGGCATTACTCCTGAAGGAACATTAATGCTTGAAGATCTTGAAGGGAAAATGCATTACATTTATTCTGCTGATATTGAGCTTAGTAATAATAAGTAG
- a CDS encoding DnaD domain-containing protein, with protein sequence MDRERVVEWLEGGSVSIPKVLLKHYADIGLNEIEFLTLLHIHESIGSGNPFPTPIEISNRMSIDGTACSEVLRSLMKRGFLAIEQQDVSMMICEKYSLRPLWQKLASLMFETVHEEEEQERERSETDLYTMFEKEFGRPLSPFECETLSMWIDQDDHEPVIIKAALREAVMSGKLNFRYIDRILFEWKKNGVKTIEQARNQSRKFRQHQQPKQGVSSNEGTRKTTIPFFNWLEQ encoded by the coding sequence ATGGATAGAGAGAGGGTAGTAGAGTGGTTAGAAGGGGGAAGCGTTTCTATTCCAAAAGTTTTGCTCAAGCACTATGCGGACATTGGACTTAATGAAATTGAATTTTTAACGCTGCTACACATCCATGAATCTATTGGAAGCGGCAATCCCTTCCCAACCCCAATTGAAATTTCCAACCGCATGAGTATTGACGGAACAGCTTGCTCAGAAGTTTTACGAAGTTTAATGAAGAGAGGCTTCTTGGCAATTGAGCAGCAAGACGTTTCTATGATGATCTGTGAAAAGTACTCTTTACGACCTCTATGGCAAAAGCTTGCTTCCCTTATGTTTGAAACGGTTCATGAAGAAGAAGAACAAGAGAGAGAACGGTCGGAGACAGACCTTTACACAATGTTTGAAAAAGAATTTGGTCGTCCGCTATCACCTTTTGAATGTGAAACGTTATCGATGTGGATTGACCAAGACGACCATGAGCCAGTTATTATTAAGGCCGCTCTTCGTGAAGCTGTTATGAGCGGGAAACTAAACTTTCGTTATATTGATCGTATTCTTTTTGAATGGAAGAAGAACGGTGTAAAAACTATTGAACAGGCTAGAAACCAAAGTCGAAAGTTTAGACAACATCAGCAGCCAAAGCAAGGAGTAAGTTCTAATGAAGGAACGCGCAAAACGACGATTCCCTTTTTTAATTGGTTAGAGCAGTAG
- a CDS encoding pyridoxal phosphate-dependent aminotransferase, which yields MLANRVSSLTPSATLAITAKARELREKGYDVIGLGAGEPDFNTPPNILEQAKKAMEQGYTKYTPSGGLLSLKKAVSAKFKRDQNLHYDASEIIICTGAKYALYTLFQAVLNKGDEVLIPTPYWVSYPEQVKLAGGEPVFVKTYEENEFKITISSLQEAITSKTKAIVLNSPSNPTGMIYTREELEMIGKFCVQHNILIISDEIYEKLVYDKYRHVSIAELSEDIKKQTIIINGVSNSHAMTGWRIGYAAGDKKIIKAMTNLASHSTSNPTSIAQYAAIEAYTGDQSAVEEMRVAFQKRLNIIYEELTKIPGITCLKPHGAFYLFPNVSKAADLAGYATVDKWVEGLLDEAKVALVPGSGFGAPHNARLSYATSLDELSRAVERIRNFMKDRMNA from the coding sequence ATGTTAGCTAATCGCGTTTCATCTTTAACGCCGTCCGCGACGCTTGCAATTACGGCAAAGGCAAGAGAACTTAGAGAAAAGGGATATGATGTAATCGGCCTTGGAGCTGGGGAACCTGACTTTAATACCCCTCCTAATATTTTAGAGCAAGCTAAAAAAGCGATGGAGCAAGGCTATACTAAATACACGCCATCAGGTGGATTGCTTTCTTTGAAAAAGGCGGTCTCTGCAAAGTTTAAACGAGATCAGAACCTTCATTATGATGCTTCTGAAATTATTATATGTACAGGGGCAAAGTATGCTCTTTATACACTTTTTCAAGCAGTGTTAAATAAGGGAGATGAAGTGCTTATCCCAACTCCGTACTGGGTAAGTTATCCTGAGCAAGTGAAGCTTGCTGGTGGAGAACCTGTCTTTGTTAAAACATACGAAGAAAATGAGTTTAAAATCACTATTTCTTCTCTTCAAGAAGCTATTACAAGCAAAACAAAAGCGATTGTATTAAATTCACCGAGCAATCCAACAGGAATGATTTATACAAGAGAAGAACTTGAAATGATCGGGAAATTCTGTGTGCAACATAATATTCTAATTATTTCAGATGAAATTTATGAAAAGCTTGTATATGATAAATATCGTCATGTTTCAATTGCAGAGCTGTCAGAAGATATAAAGAAACAGACAATTATCATTAATGGAGTATCAAACTCACATGCAATGACAGGCTGGAGAATTGGCTATGCTGCGGGAGATAAAAAGATTATCAAAGCAATGACAAACCTAGCTAGCCATAGTACTTCAAATCCAACTTCAATTGCGCAATATGCAGCTATTGAGGCATACACTGGAGATCAAAGTGCTGTAGAAGAAATGAGAGTGGCGTTTCAAAAGCGTTTAAACATTATTTACGAAGAGTTAACAAAAATTCCAGGAATTACATGTCTGAAACCGCACGGTGCTTTTTATCTGTTTCCAAATGTATCAAAAGCAGCAGATCTTGCAGGATATGCTACAGTTGATAAATGGGTGGAAGGACTTTTAGACGAAGCAAAAGTAGCGCTTGTTCCAGGCTCTGGATTTGGAGCGCCTCATAACGCAAGACTTTCCTATGCAACATCACTTGATGAACTTAGTCGGGCAGTGGAACGGATAAGAAATTTTATGAAGGATCGAATGAACGCTTAG
- a CDS encoding YpmA family protein: protein METKIEVLSTVTVENSSDLYKVVDTLNRTLKRQDLMFGLALDEEDKEKAVFTIYRT, encoded by the coding sequence ATGGAAACGAAAATTGAAGTATTATCAACAGTAACTGTAGAGAATTCTTCAGACCTTTATAAAGTGGTGGATACGTTGAATCGAACGTTAAAGCGTCAAGATTTAATGTTTGGACTAGCTTTAGATGAAGAAGACAAAGAAAAAGCTGTATTTACAATTTATAGGACTTGA